Proteins co-encoded in one Aminivibrio pyruvatiphilus genomic window:
- a CDS encoding TRAP transporter permease, producing the protein MSLFSIGRIKTKVIFTLGFFLAVFQLLAPIYLTGLLDIQFRAIHVAFGLSIGFLYFPFRSRGEDEPPEEGISLFDLLLITVLLAANLNAFLKALDIYMGTTGATNFDLVLGGALVLLVLEAARRSVGPAIPLMVVLLLGYIFAGESFPGMWKLKGIGLDFVLGSLYYSPLGIYGSVTGMSATFISMFIIFGSLLSATGGGKTFIDIALAITGKYTGGPAKAAVVSSALFGSISGSSVANVMVTGSYTIPLMKRLGYRPEFAAAVEAIASSGGGITPPIMSISAFMMAEFLGISYFRIIGYALLPCLLYYTGVFSGVHFRTVRMGIDKLPPEEIPKWRDILTLERIAGLIVPTGVLLYLIAVGQPLQLAGFYACVSALAVFLLVGILKRKIRETMKLILSALSEGGRDVAQIVPILVSVSMLVNLIGLTGIAPKISGVILQLGGTNLYFSLLIATVVPFLLGTSLPVVPTYVLSVSILVPPLLKLGIDPVAAHLFFIYWAILGGVTPPTCTAAVAAAGIAKANWVRTGFFAMRLGAVAFILPYFFALNPALVGRASWMSILGHGTTGFIGAISIAYGMFSHRECLLNPLRCAAFIVGGLLLLFPGTAPSLTGLAVVGTAFVIDRKILSGRTGTRQEHHRKRSGEEAPK; encoded by the coding sequence GTGAGCCTTTTTTCAATCGGTCGGATCAAGACAAAGGTCATCTTCACCCTCGGCTTCTTTCTCGCCGTTTTCCAGCTCCTTGCCCCCATATACCTCACAGGTCTCCTGGACATCCAGTTCAGGGCGATCCACGTCGCTTTCGGCCTGTCCATCGGCTTTCTCTACTTTCCCTTCCGCTCCAGGGGAGAGGATGAACCTCCCGAAGAGGGCATTTCCCTTTTTGACCTCCTCCTGATCACAGTCCTCCTCGCCGCAAACCTCAACGCTTTTCTCAAAGCGCTTGACATCTACATGGGCACCACCGGGGCAACAAACTTCGACCTGGTTCTCGGAGGAGCCCTGGTGCTCCTCGTCCTCGAGGCCGCCCGGAGGTCCGTGGGACCGGCCATCCCCCTCATGGTCGTTCTCCTGCTGGGCTACATCTTTGCCGGCGAGTCCTTCCCCGGTATGTGGAAACTGAAGGGGATCGGCCTCGATTTCGTCCTCGGCTCCCTCTACTACTCCCCCCTCGGAATCTACGGCAGCGTCACGGGCATGTCGGCCACGTTCATCTCCATGTTCATCATCTTCGGCTCCCTTCTCTCCGCCACCGGTGGAGGGAAAACCTTCATCGACATCGCCCTCGCCATAACGGGAAAATATACCGGAGGGCCCGCAAAGGCCGCAGTGGTGTCCAGCGCCCTGTTCGGAAGCATCTCGGGAAGCTCGGTGGCAAACGTCATGGTCACGGGAAGCTACACCATCCCGCTGATGAAGAGGCTCGGCTACCGGCCGGAGTTCGCCGCCGCCGTGGAGGCCATCGCCTCCTCCGGAGGAGGCATCACCCCGCCGATCATGAGCATCAGCGCCTTCATGATGGCCGAGTTTCTCGGCATCTCCTATTTCCGCATCATAGGCTACGCCCTTCTTCCCTGTCTTCTCTACTACACCGGCGTATTCAGCGGGGTCCACTTCAGGACGGTGCGCATGGGCATAGACAAACTGCCGCCCGAGGAGATCCCGAAATGGCGGGACATCCTCACCCTGGAAAGGATCGCCGGACTCATCGTGCCGACGGGGGTGCTGCTCTACCTCATCGCCGTGGGTCAGCCCCTCCAGCTCGCCGGGTTCTACGCCTGCGTCTCCGCCCTGGCCGTCTTTCTGCTTGTGGGGATACTGAAAAGAAAGATCCGGGAGACCATGAAGCTCATTCTCTCCGCCCTCTCGGAGGGAGGGCGGGATGTGGCCCAGATCGTGCCTATCCTCGTGTCGGTGAGCATGCTCGTGAACCTCATCGGCCTGACGGGCATCGCGCCGAAAATCAGCGGCGTCATTCTCCAGCTCGGCGGGACGAACCTCTATTTCTCCCTGCTCATCGCCACGGTGGTTCCCTTCCTGCTGGGCACGTCCCTGCCGGTGGTCCCCACCTACGTGCTCTCCGTATCCATCCTGGTGCCCCCCCTGCTCAAGCTGGGCATCGACCCGGTGGCCGCCCACCTCTTTTTCATCTACTGGGCAATCCTCGGGGGTGTGACGCCCCCCACGTGCACGGCGGCCGTGGCGGCGGCGGGAATCGCAAAGGCAAACTGGGTCAGGACAGGCTTTTTCGCCATGAGGCTCGGAGCGGTGGCCTTCATCCTGCCCTACTTCTTCGCCCTCAACCCGGCACTTGTAGGGAGAGCTTCCTGGATGAGCATCCTGGGCCACGGAACAACCGGGTTTATCGGGGCCATTTCCATAGCCTACGGCATGTTCAGCCACAGGGAGTGCCTGCTGAACCCCCTCCGGTGCGCCGCCTTCATCGTCGGGGGCCTGCTCCTCCTCTTCCCGGGGACGGCGCCTTCGCTCACCGGGCTCGCCGTGGTGGGAACGGCGTTCGTCATCGACAGGAAGATCCTGTCGGGCAGGACAGGAACCAGGCAGGAACACCATCGGAAGCGCTCCGGGGAGGAGGCCCCGAAATGA
- a CDS encoding 2-keto-4-pentenoate hydratase, whose protein sequence is MKAARRTCAAFLAVLLLAAMGWGADIQALAEKVYSAAMEGKPFPVLTAEYPGMTVDESYAVQTAYSKKRLGADRPAGFKAGLTTEATMKRFGSDTPFAAVLFPGGGLDGAAGPVEVNRADFGNLMLECEIGFILGEPVKESLKDVDALKGKVAFLAAAIELPDLAFTDMKQLKAADINASAISSKGFIVGKPVPLGAAPDINELVPVLSLDGAEVNRGRGSDALGDQWETALWLVNTMIEQGWTMEKGDVLLTGALGNMLPGKPGSYVYNAGALGAIDFTVK, encoded by the coding sequence ATGAAGGCGGCAAGACGTACCTGTGCGGCATTCCTGGCTGTGCTGCTCCTCGCGGCGATGGGCTGGGGGGCGGATATCCAGGCCCTGGCGGAGAAGGTATATTCCGCGGCCATGGAGGGGAAGCCTTTTCCCGTCCTGACGGCGGAGTATCCCGGCATGACTGTGGACGAGTCCTATGCGGTCCAGACGGCCTATTCGAAAAAACGCCTCGGAGCGGACCGTCCCGCGGGTTTCAAGGCGGGCCTGACCACGGAAGCCACCATGAAGCGTTTCGGTTCCGACACGCCCTTCGCGGCGGTGCTTTTCCCCGGAGGCGGGCTGGACGGGGCGGCGGGCCCCGTGGAAGTGAACCGGGCGGACTTCGGAAATCTCATGCTGGAGTGCGAGATCGGCTTCATTCTCGGGGAGCCGGTGAAGGAGTCCCTGAAGGACGTGGACGCCCTCAAGGGCAAGGTTGCGTTCCTCGCAGCCGCCATAGAGCTTCCCGACCTCGCCTTCACCGACATGAAGCAGCTGAAGGCAGCGGACATCAACGCATCCGCCATCTCGTCCAAGGGGTTCATCGTCGGAAAGCCGGTTCCCCTGGGTGCCGCGCCCGACATCAACGAGCTCGTTCCCGTTCTTTCCCTCGACGGGGCTGAAGTGAACCGGGGCAGGGGATCGGACGCCCTCGGGGACCAGTGGGAGACTGCCCTCTGGCTGGTGAACACAATGATTGAACAGGGCTGGACCATGGAGAAGGGAGATGTGCTCCTCACGGGAGCCCTGGGAAACATGCTCCCCGGAAAGCCGGGCTCCTACGTCTATAATGCCGGCGCCCTGGGCGCTATCGACTTCACCGTAAAGTAA
- a CDS encoding ribonucleoside-triphosphate reductase: MIEEKIMKTIRSVITGLPGDFQSDDGLHSLTSVVAERKGFFSRRKLTFTARFRVNEETREVVYNETLVERKSGLGAGSGEGISGFGFRKWKISSGPSGLDGALEEQSELFGRKYGFTFRFQQIRDAVRKLAEEEGYTFKHQLWGKL, encoded by the coding sequence GTGATTGAAGAAAAAATCATGAAAACCATCCGGAGCGTCATTACGGGACTTCCCGGCGATTTCCAGTCCGATGACGGGCTTCACTCGCTCACGTCCGTCGTTGCGGAACGAAAAGGCTTTTTTTCCCGGAGAAAGCTCACTTTCACCGCACGGTTCAGGGTGAACGAGGAAACGCGGGAAGTGGTTTACAACGAGACTCTCGTGGAACGAAAGAGCGGCCTCGGGGCAGGATCCGGGGAAGGAATATCGGGATTCGGCTTCAGGAAGTGGAAAATCTCTTCGGGACCAAGCGGCCTCGATGGGGCGCTGGAGGAGCAGTCGGAACTGTTCGGCAGAAAGTACGGCTTTACCTTCAGGTTCCAGCAGATCCGGGACGCCGTCCGGAAGCTGGCTGAAGAAGAGGGATACACCTTCAAGCACCAGCTCTGGGGGAAACTGTAG
- a CDS encoding putative metalloprotease CJM1_0395 family protein encodes MSGIGAVTPVNSIQIAAPVASQPRREGLRRAEQEVLRQEMALRNSGDVTSTVYHFSVGPDGKTYITGATVTVRTTAEEEAGGKVPDAGKDRGPAGRKDRDENTPHEEGKKSTAGEEATAASQLKAIERDVIAHEAAHKAVGGQFAGPVSYSYATGADGRRYIVGGEVSISAPEGKTPEETIRIMEQVKRAALAPGSPSPQDLRVAAAASAAQMRARAEMAKQDASRAYSGTGNGGYGRGDGELSLTA; translated from the coding sequence ATGTCCGGCATAGGCGCGGTCACCCCTGTGAACAGCATACAGATCGCCGCCCCCGTCGCCAGCCAACCGAGACGGGAAGGCCTTCGCCGTGCCGAGCAGGAGGTTCTTCGCCAGGAAATGGCCCTGCGGAACTCCGGCGATGTGACGTCCACGGTCTATCATTTCTCCGTGGGACCGGATGGAAAAACCTACATCACCGGCGCAACGGTGACGGTCCGCACAACCGCGGAGGAAGAGGCGGGCGGCAAAGTTCCGGATGCCGGCAAAGACCGGGGACCGGCCGGGCGGAAGGACCGTGACGAAAACACCCCCCATGAAGAAGGGAAGAAAAGTACAGCAGGAGAAGAGGCGACGGCTGCTTCACAGCTGAAAGCCATCGAACGGGACGTCATAGCCCACGAAGCGGCCCACAAGGCGGTGGGCGGCCAGTTCGCCGGTCCTGTCTCCTACAGCTATGCCACCGGGGCGGACGGCAGGCGGTACATTGTCGGGGGAGAGGTCTCCATTTCCGCACCGGAAGGCAAAACACCCGAGGAGACCATCCGGATCATGGAACAGGTGAAACGGGCGGCCCTTGCCCCGGGTTCACCTTCCCCCCAGGACCTCCGGGTGGCGGCGGCAGCTTCGGCGGCCCAGATGCGGGCCCGGGCGGAGATGGCGAAACAGGACGCGTCCCGCGCCTACTCCGGTACCGGAAACGGCGGTTACGGCCGGGGGGACGGAGAGCTTTCCCTGACGGCGTGA
- a CDS encoding M20 family metallo-hydrolase — translation MNLQLLKQWFRELEPVGADPEGGVTRLAYTAEEDAMFEKVAGFASALGFSVTEDCIGNMFISFPDGTDRPCHMVGSHLDSVPRGGRYDGVVGVLAGLLVMEKILRLGLSIPVKTAAFRAEESSLYGLATAGSGTAAGSIDAVRLRNAKSLSGDSLYDTMTRKGYAPGSCRLEPVIDFTELHIEQGRVLWEAKEPLGVVTAIAAPTRLKVTIHGRQDHSGATPMDLRKDGLCAAAEIILGTEQAGNAEAAHATVATVGVAHVRPNALNVVPGLVELRIDIRGILKESISRTVGAVRNTIRETELQRGILCEVETLSSMDPVTLAPSVIDSLAGAAEKTGVPFRRMASGAGHDAMKVAAVAPAGMLFIPCREGISHNPGEEASLEDVALGAEILLEALKIRRHMGV, via the coding sequence ATGAATCTGCAGCTGCTGAAACAATGGTTCAGGGAACTGGAACCCGTCGGAGCCGATCCGGAAGGAGGCGTCACCAGGCTCGCCTATACAGCCGAGGAGGACGCCATGTTCGAAAAAGTCGCGGGCTTCGCCTCGGCGCTGGGTTTTTCCGTAACTGAGGACTGCATCGGGAATATGTTCATCTCTTTTCCGGACGGAACGGACCGCCCCTGCCACATGGTGGGCTCCCACCTCGACTCGGTTCCCCGGGGCGGACGGTATGACGGGGTCGTCGGGGTCCTCGCCGGACTGCTTGTCATGGAAAAAATTCTGAGGCTCGGCCTCTCCATTCCCGTGAAAACAGCCGCTTTCCGGGCGGAGGAATCGAGCCTGTACGGCCTGGCGACAGCGGGGAGCGGAACAGCCGCCGGGAGCATTGACGCCGTCCGGCTCAGGAACGCGAAATCCCTTTCCGGTGACAGCCTGTACGACACCATGACCCGGAAGGGATATGCACCCGGCAGCTGCAGGCTCGAACCTGTTATCGACTTCACCGAGCTCCACATTGAACAGGGCCGGGTGCTCTGGGAGGCGAAGGAACCTCTAGGCGTCGTAACCGCCATCGCGGCACCGACGAGACTGAAGGTGACGATCCACGGCCGCCAGGACCATTCCGGGGCCACTCCCATGGACCTGAGGAAGGACGGCCTCTGCGCCGCAGCGGAGATCATCCTCGGGACAGAACAGGCGGGAAATGCGGAAGCCGCCCACGCCACGGTGGCCACTGTGGGTGTTGCCCATGTCCGCCCGAACGCCCTGAACGTGGTTCCGGGACTGGTGGAACTGCGGATCGACATCCGGGGAATCCTGAAGGAAAGTATCTCCCGGACTGTCGGTGCCGTCAGGAATACAATCCGGGAAACAGAACTGCAGCGGGGCATCCTGTGCGAGGTGGAAACTCTCTCCTCCATGGACCCCGTCACCCTGGCTCCTTCAGTAATCGATTCCCTCGCCGGGGCTGCGGAAAAGACCGGAGTCCCCTTCCGCAGGATGGCAAGCGGAGCGGGACACGACGCCATGAAGGTTGCCGCCGTCGCGCCCGCAGGCATGCTCTTTATCCCCTGCAGGGAAGGAATAAGCCACAATCCCGGGGAGGAAGCCTCCCTGGAGGATGTGGCCCTTGGAGCGGAGATTCTCCTCGAGGCTCTGAAAATCCGAAGGCACATGGGCGTTTAG
- a CDS encoding LPXTG cell wall anchor domain-containing protein, with product MNTITMVWLGIMAVIGIVMIVMKKKMSAKDEG from the coding sequence ATGAATACCATCACCATGGTTTGGCTTGGAATTATGGCCGTCATCGGCATCGTCATGATCGTAATGAAAAAGAAAATGAGCGCAAAGGACGAAGGCTGA
- the pgm gene encoding phosphoglucomutase (alpha-D-glucose-1,6-bisphosphate-dependent) — translation MTISPLAGHRPPHTMLASIPGLVSAYYTEQPDPDNPLQLVSFGTSGHRGSSLKGSFNEAHILAVSQAIAEYRAGKGITGPLFVGKDTHALSEPAFRTAVEVFAANGVETVVQEGGGYTPTPVISHAILEWNRGRTSGLGDGVVITPSHNPPEDGGFKYNPPSGGPADPEITDAVQARANEILKSGGKGIRRLSFSSALKSDSVRTMDFVAPYVNDLGSILDLQAIARSGVSIGADPMGGSGVAYWDVIASRYGLKLEVVNPAVDPTFSFMSVDWDGKIRMDCSSPYAMAGLVQLKDRYDIAFGNDTDFDRHGIVVPDRGLLAPNGYLAVAVEYLFTHRPGWKQDAAVGKTLVSSSLIDRVARSVGRKCVEVPVGFKWFVEGLLDGSMGFGGEESAGASFLRKDGTAWSTDKDGIILTLLAAEILAVMGEHPGIRYDRITARLGVPCYARIDAAAGPERKKLLRKLTPDAVEGDILAGEPILAKLTAAPGNGAPIGGLKVTAENGWFAARPSGTEDVYKIYAESFIDEDHLRRIQEEAREMVDGVFARAGV, via the coding sequence ATGACGATCTCTCCTCTTGCGGGTCATCGGCCGCCCCATACCATGCTCGCCTCCATCCCCGGCCTGGTGTCGGCCTACTACACGGAACAGCCCGACCCGGACAACCCTCTCCAGCTCGTTTCCTTCGGCACGTCGGGGCACAGGGGCTCTTCCCTGAAGGGATCCTTCAACGAGGCCCACATTCTTGCCGTTTCCCAGGCCATCGCCGAGTACAGGGCAGGGAAGGGCATTACAGGACCCCTCTTCGTGGGTAAGGACACCCATGCCCTCTCCGAGCCGGCCTTCCGGACCGCCGTGGAGGTTTTTGCCGCCAACGGCGTGGAAACGGTGGTCCAGGAGGGGGGCGGATACACCCCCACGCCGGTGATTTCCCACGCCATCCTGGAATGGAACAGGGGCCGGACCTCGGGGCTCGGCGACGGCGTGGTCATCACTCCGTCCCACAATCCCCCGGAGGACGGGGGCTTCAAGTACAACCCCCCTTCGGGAGGCCCCGCCGACCCGGAGATAACCGATGCGGTCCAGGCCCGGGCCAACGAAATCCTGAAATCGGGCGGGAAGGGAATCAGGAGGCTCTCCTTTTCTTCCGCCCTGAAGTCGGACTCAGTCAGGACGATGGATTTTGTCGCTCCCTACGTAAATGATCTCGGATCCATCCTCGATCTCCAGGCCATCGCCAGGTCGGGCGTCTCCATCGGCGCCGATCCCATGGGCGGCTCCGGCGTGGCCTACTGGGACGTGATCGCTTCCAGGTACGGCCTGAAACTGGAAGTGGTCAACCCGGCGGTGGACCCCACCTTTTCGTTCATGTCCGTGGACTGGGACGGCAAAATCCGCATGGACTGCTCATCCCCCTATGCCATGGCGGGCCTGGTACAACTGAAGGACAGGTACGACATCGCCTTCGGCAACGACACGGACTTCGACCGCCACGGAATCGTGGTTCCAGACCGGGGGCTTCTTGCCCCGAACGGCTACCTGGCAGTGGCGGTGGAGTATCTCTTCACCCACAGGCCCGGGTGGAAACAGGACGCTGCCGTGGGAAAGACCCTGGTATCCAGCTCGCTCATCGACAGGGTCGCCCGGTCGGTGGGCCGGAAATGCGTTGAGGTGCCCGTGGGATTCAAATGGTTCGTGGAAGGGCTGCTGGACGGCTCCATGGGCTTCGGCGGCGAGGAAAGCGCCGGTGCGTCCTTTCTCAGGAAAGACGGCACGGCATGGTCCACAGACAAGGACGGCATTATCCTCACGCTCCTTGCCGCGGAGATCCTGGCGGTCATGGGGGAGCACCCCGGCATACGGTATGACAGGATCACAGCGAGGCTCGGCGTTCCCTGCTATGCGAGGATCGATGCCGCTGCCGGGCCCGAAAGGAAAAAGCTGCTCAGGAAGCTCACCCCCGACGCCGTGGAGGGAGATATCCTGGCCGGCGAGCCCATTCTCGCCAAGCTGACGGCGGCTCCCGGAAACGGGGCTCCCATCGGCGGTCTGAAGGTGACCGCGGAAAACGGGTGGTTCGCCGCCCGCCCTTCCGGCACCGAGGACGTGTACAAGATATATGCCGAGAGCTTCATCGACGAAGACCATCTCAGGCGAATCCAGGAAGAGGCCCGGGAAATGGTGGACGGGGTTTTCGCCAGGGCAGGTGTCTGA
- a CDS encoding DJ-1/PfpI family protein produces MIQAGILVFPDVEELDFVGPFETLSAANAVKPGSMDVKILAFQDGPIKAANGLRFLPDGGADLCPQLDVLILPGGQGRRIAVRDKRVINFVKERYEQVRFLGTVCTGAFFAAEAGLLQGRAATTHHGYFEELDAYPGVKVMEKKVVKDGRILTAGGVSSGIDLSLWILALLFDRDFAAEAAGYIEYPFRPDGFFEK; encoded by the coding sequence GTGATACAGGCAGGAATACTTGTTTTCCCCGATGTGGAGGAACTGGATTTTGTCGGCCCCTTTGAGACGCTTTCGGCGGCGAACGCCGTGAAGCCGGGCAGCATGGACGTGAAAATTCTCGCCTTCCAGGACGGTCCCATCAAGGCAGCGAACGGACTCCGATTTCTGCCCGACGGAGGAGCTGATCTCTGTCCGCAGCTGGACGTGCTCATCCTTCCGGGAGGGCAGGGACGGAGGATCGCCGTTCGGGACAAGCGGGTGATCAATTTCGTGAAGGAGCGGTACGAGCAGGTGCGCTTCCTGGGCACAGTATGCACCGGCGCCTTCTTTGCCGCCGAGGCGGGCCTTCTCCAGGGAAGGGCTGCCACCACCCACCACGGCTATTTCGAGGAGCTCGACGCCTATCCTGGCGTCAAGGTCATGGAGAAGAAGGTGGTCAAGGACGGGCGGATTCTCACCGCGGGGGGCGTCAGTTCGGGGATCGACCTCTCCCTGTGGATCCTCGCCCTGCTCTTCGACCGTGATTTTGCGGCCGAGGCGGCGGGCTACATCGAGTATCCCTTCCGCCCGGACGGATTTTTCGAGAAATAG
- a CDS encoding pirin family protein: MENMRVPAKIVSGRRTTDGAGVSLVRVFGYHDVKDFDPFLMLDAFDSKDPADYVKGFPWHPHRGIETITYLISGEIEHGDSLGNRGSILDGDCQWMTAGSGIIHQEMPKPSERLLGAQLWLNLPAKDKMCPPKYNDLVSENIPRITEETAEVRVLSGTYRSVEGPMKAHYVQPRYLDVSVRAGGRWTVETPPEATVFVYIVEGEGAFGPGNGTGVKEKNAVLFSRGDLFSVQAAGSGIRFLYLEGMPLGEPVAWGGPIVMNTKEELDQAFRDLEKGTFIRK; encoded by the coding sequence ATGGAGAATATGCGGGTTCCGGCAAAGATCGTTTCCGGCCGCAGGACGACTGACGGAGCAGGGGTCAGCCTGGTGCGCGTCTTCGGCTACCATGACGTGAAGGACTTTGACCCCTTCCTCATGCTGGACGCCTTCGACTCGAAAGACCCCGCCGACTACGTGAAGGGCTTTCCCTGGCATCCCCACAGGGGCATCGAGACGATCACCTACCTTATCAGCGGCGAGATAGAACACGGGGACAGCCTCGGCAACAGGGGAAGCATTCTTGACGGCGACTGCCAGTGGATGACCGCCGGCTCGGGGATCATCCACCAGGAGATGCCGAAGCCGTCGGAGCGCCTTCTCGGTGCCCAGCTCTGGCTCAACCTTCCCGCGAAGGATAAAATGTGCCCGCCGAAGTACAATGATCTTGTCAGCGAGAATATTCCCCGGATAACGGAGGAGACAGCGGAGGTCCGGGTCCTGTCGGGGACCTACAGGTCAGTGGAGGGGCCCATGAAGGCCCATTACGTGCAGCCCAGGTATCTCGACGTTTCCGTCCGGGCAGGCGGGCGCTGGACGGTGGAAACACCCCCTGAGGCAACGGTGTTCGTGTATATCGTGGAGGGAGAAGGAGCCTTCGGTCCCGGAAACGGAACAGGGGTGAAGGAGAAGAACGCCGTTCTTTTCTCCCGGGGGGATTTGTTTTCAGTGCAGGCCGCCGGGAGCGGGATCCGGTTCCTCTACCTGGAAGGCATGCCGTTGGGCGAGCCCGTGGCCTGGGGCGGCCCCATCGTGATGAACACGAAGGAGGAACTTGACCAGGCTTTCCGGGATCTGGAGAAAGGAACATTTATACGGAAGTGA